GTAATGCATGCCAATATTAACTATCCCTCAATCGCTAACCACAATTTTACGCAGAAATAAAAATCCGTCATTCGCTCAGTTCACACCTTTAATGTGCAAATGTTACCTTAGGACCAAATCGCACTAGAGCACATGCGTTGCAGCAACAGTGCCCTGTTATTTGCCGGCTCCAATCGAGACAGTTTGTGCTAGCAGATGATCCGGAATTACCCGTGCGGCGGGGGATTGCGGGCTGTTtattgaaagaaaaaatggaATGTGTCTGGACACATATTCGAAGCGCGGGGTCCGTAGGGTGAAAATAGGATTTGTCAGTGTCGCGGGAATAAGACATATTCGTCACCGCCAAGTTTACTGTCATCGCCTCGTTTGCGGTGCAGATTCAATGTTTGGTGCAAGAAGACCCGGCTTTAACCATGCGCGAACCTGTTGCAGTTTCAGGGTTATCTGTTACAGGCCTTGTTTTTCGCCTGTCAGAGATCATACTGAGGGATTTTGCAACCCACGCTGTCGTTTTATGTGTCGGAGCAAAATTAATCTGATGCTAAATGAATAGATCTAGCTAGcgcacctaaaaaaaaaaaaaaaaaaaaaaaaaaaaaaaaaaaaaaaaaaaaaaaaggttaaataaataaataataattaaaaaaaataaataaaaaaaattaaaaatatatatgtatccTAACCAGATTCTAGTATGCGTTATGCCGTGTTTTATAAACCATTCAGTACCCTCTTATAATTCTGCTCTTACTAGGAAAACCTCTTTTTTTCCTACggaaagaaaaaatatctgCACACAAAACCCGCGAAGCCTTGCGAATGAAAAGCGTTGAAGAAGCTCCCAGTGCTTCGACCCCTCGCCTGGTGCCGTCAGCCGTGAGAAACGGGACCGCAGACGCTGTCTGGCCTCCCTTCGCGCCGCGCGGCAGGTAGACAAGGCGCGCGTGCGGCGGCTTGTGCGCGCGCTCTTTCGGCGCTTGAataactgaatacattttttttaatgcgcGCGAGAGACCCGTAGATAGATAATATACATTTGATTGAGTTCCGTACAGTGACGCATAAGCCTGTTCGCCTGCGAATTAAATCTCGTTCTAGTAAAGATGTGGAGCTTGATGCACACAGCTTGAATCACGGCTCGAAACAGAACAAAGGCAGGGCAGGACTTAGAGAAGTTGAGAGTCAGTTAACCCAACCCGTATTTTTGTACCTCAGGTGAAGCTTTGATCTCCTAACCCACCGTGCACCCACTGTAGGCACTGCAATAATGCAAAttcagatataaaaataaatccatatTTCACCCGATTTCTGCATTCACTTTTTCGACAGTAACAagatcaagaaaaaaaactccagAGCAAACGTCATTTGAtatttaattacagtttaattATAACCTATTTGCAGTCCGTATGAACAGTTAATGGCACACACGCACTTTATCCCCGGAAATAAATTAAATCCTAACAtggcaaaatgtttttcttgaatTTGAAATACATGGCCGGTCAGGGGATTGTATGCCTCTATGGTTGTAAAAGGAAGACTCCAGACAACCCAACACTGTGTAGCACTATTACATTTCCACTCATTCCCTCAGGTGAAGTGTCAAAAATTTGTGTTTACGAGACAGCAAAACAGAGAGCAGacatagaaacagacagatggaaGGACAAACAGAATCCTCTACTTCCTTCCCCATATGGCCCAGAACGGATAATCTCAGCTGGACGTTTTGACACAGCTGTAACTGGGTGAAAGTAATCACTCTGTGCATATCAATGCTCACTAATCACATCTGAATAAAGATTGACCAGGTGGGAAAACGGATGGAGgggctagtgtgtgtgtgtgtgcacttgctcTTGAATAATCATCTTGATGGTAGTTTGGATATTGAATATTTTTCACTTTCGGTGCAGATTTACATCTGGATGGGATATGGGAACTGGCTTGTGCAAACAATCTTAATTTTATTAAGATAATCTTACTATCTTTCTTGTGTCCTTTGATTGGACTGTACCACTGAATGGATTTGAGAATTCAAACCACATTATGGTCTGCTGTGCAATGGTAGATTGTGATCGTTTTCTATTTGGAATAAAACCCTTGCAGAATCACTTCTTATTGGAATGTTAGAAGAGGTTGTTATTACTGAGCTGGCCAAATGGGCATTTGTAGGTCTAATCATTTTGCAGATCAATACTAATCACTAAGGGTCATAATCGTTGATCATATTCCAGTAAAATAATCTCATTTAGTGAATGCCACTCAATGCGGCATGTGGACTGATTACAAACAAGAAGCTACAGTCACACAGTCCATTTCACTTTTCATTGGGAAAAAACCAGCACCACTCAGCCCAGTTCCACCCCATTAGGTTAAAAGGGTGCTCGGTGGACTTAAACACTCCTGATTGCACACAACTGTGTGGAAATCTGGATTTGTATGCCGATCTTCCTGTGTTATGATCATGTTCAAAAGGAACGCTGTGCTACGTAAGGCTAACCCAGAGGTTGAGACTCAGGCTGCAGCGAAATAAGGCgaggcagtagtggggcagAGGAGATGCCTCCCTGGGCACCAGCAGGCTGAGGGAGGAGATAATTGGACCGGCACGTGCTCTGGAAGCAGGGTCAACACCTTGGTGCAGCTCTTCCATAGCCATCTGGCCCCATTTCCTGTGCACTGCATGCTTTGTGGgtcccccccccatcccccataGTTTGAAGTTGTGTAGGTCTTGTTAGGAACAGAGAAATCAGTACTGTTAAATATGCAGGGCAGGGATACCCCAGAAGCCCAActgcacaccaccaccactttaGAAAAAGCGCAGCCTTGTGCCTCGAGCTTTAACACCAATTAGGCATTCAAACTTCACCCAGGCTTCAGGAGGGCAGTGGGCCTGTCACTTCATTGCcatgaagcaaaacaaatagcTTGGAGGTATGAAGACTGCATCCACTTAATAGAAATACTGCGACGCAAGAAAGAATAAGATGatgaaatgcaatttaaatCTCTGCGCTATTGTTCATTACCAGTTTGTGAACAatgacaaaaccaaaaaagagagaggcatCAGTCATCTTGCTATACATCAAGCTCGATCAAACCGTCTCTCACTGACCGCCCGCATATCAGAGCGAGCACAGATGCGACGGCTGGCACTGCCACCTGACAACAGCCTGACCGTGGCCAGGAATTTAAAACACTCACCATCACACGCGCCCAAGGATGAGGATGTGCAGAACGAGGACGGGCAGAACAAACGTGTCTTTAGAGATAGGAGCGAGCAGTGTCCGCAGGAGCGCATAACGTGCCAAAACGTACCACGCACAGTCAGCAAGTCGGTCTGGTGATAACTGCCACACGATTGGTTGTtaaaagaaaacctgctccaggtCACCTTTCTCTCCACTGTATTACTGACAGATGACACACAtctattaaaaatacacaaataaatgggaaaataaaaaaggagaaagatttAAAACTATGATGCATATAATATTGATACAGATGGCTACATGTCATGGCAGAACACATAAGTATAACATGGTGTTTCATTACAGCAAAAGAACTCCAGGTCTACCCAAGACATCCCCCCCTTCCCATCCACAGCTTAGTCTCAGCCATTAAAAAGGAAACCAATGAACTGACCTCAGTTCAGCAAAACTGCCACTGTGCAGCCACACCAGGGGAGAAGAAGTGTATGTTTCCCTCATATTAAATTACATGTGAAACATGTGGACACTAATCAACTGTCCCCTGAAAACTGGCCTAGGTGAACTGGCATGACAGTCCCACTTTTATGTCAGTACTGatgtaaagttttaaaaagggtTAATTGTAGTTCCAAATGGCTACTGAAAAGCTTCTTAGAGACCTCACTGACTGTACATCCAAAATAATTTATCACTATTGTCCAGATCAAGGGAAAAAATCCTGTTCTCTTTTGTAACAAAAGCAAAACTCCCCAAAGCAAAATTTCTGCTGGAAAAGAAAGTAAACAAGACAAGAGGTCCATAACATTAAATGCCAAACCAACTTATAACAGAATTGATCAGTAGATTACCTTAACAAAAGTGTTAGTAACATAAGCAGTAAAACAAGTGTAGGGCTGTTAAAATGTTGATCTTAACCCATTAACTGCCAGTCCCTCAGTGACATAGAAAGTACTACATCTCCCATAGGTCAGCATGATTAGAGCAAGTATGTCCATGCAAAACAGTGCAGAAGGATGGAATCTCAAAAATGGCCAAAAAGAAGGGCATGACGTTTAAATCGGCTCTGCTCCATATCCACGAAGATGTGGTGATTCCATTCTACACGACAGCTCCCAAGAGGTGCCttgagatggggggggggggtctaagTGTGTCAAACGACAGACCCACgttcttttaaaatgattgcTTCTTTTTACAAGACACAACAAAGGAAATTAATTAGTCACTCATTCACTGTAGATTCTTTCCACTTCTTACAGACcagtaatgtttttctttttttttaaaagaaaagattgATAGAAAAAGAGACGACTGTCACTCCAGGTATCTGCGGAAAGCAAGAGTCTCTATCTCTAGAACCTGGAGGAAAAAATGGGTCTCTCTGTAGCCGATACAGAcacgcgtgagtgtgtgtgtgtgtgtgtgtgtgtgtgtgcacgcacccATGTGAGTGAAAGGGAATGAGTTATTCAGATTTGTGACAGTACAGGTCCTTAAGTGCTTTGAGCTCCTCAATGAGGGTTTTGTTCTGGTTCTCCAGCACGGCCACACGGTTCTCCAGACATTTCACATACTCCTTCTTCTTTCGACGGCACTCCCGCGCTGCCTCCCTGTGGCAGAAACGTGACACTACAGTCAGAACAGTAGTACCTGTCAATATTTTCAATTgctttatttgatttgattaaagTGCATTAGTGACCAACCACACAACTGCATATGGTAAACTTTTTTTGCAAAGTAATTCCAATTATTTTCTAAAAGAGCAAATCTAAAATGCAAATTGGAAAATTACTTAAAATACTATGCAACAGATCATAAACATGgtaatgtaaaatgcatttttattacatttatggcatttagctgacacttttatctaaaagCCAATTACAATTCTCACTGAacacaacttcagcaattgagggttaagggccttgctcaggagcccaacagtggcaacctggcagtggtggggcttgaactggcaaccttctgatcacaagtcaagtaccttaaccactgaggcCAAACTATCCCCAGCAATCCCGACTATCCTCAACACCCCGCTCCCTCGAGGCCCCCACAGAGGGCCCAGTGTACCAGCTGGAGTCTGGGGCCATACCTGTTCTTCATGAGGCGGACCTCTCTCTTGCGTGTGGCCTCCTCGGCAGTACCCTGGCCGGACAGGGCGGGCGACGAGGCCATCACCACTCCTGGGGTGATGGTGCTGGCAGCAGCTGTGCGGATCTGGTAGGCCTGCACGTCACCAGACGTGGCTGTGAGCAAGGGGTGGAGACGGAACGTTAGCAACACGACCACAGGATTGTCCCTTCACCGGTCAATTACATTGCACACTGTAGTTCCAGCACAGCGACAAGACTGATTCGTGGGTCGTGCACTCGCTCGTTCTCAGACTAAATCACCATGGCTGCATTTAGACTATAAACCAATAAgccaaataaaaaaggtttagtTTCAGCACTTTATGAACAGGAGTTTTCCATTTAGTTATGCAATTTCAGAGAGGAAAATAACATTATCCACCCTCTAAAATGTAAGAGGATTCCTGTTGGGCATCCTTAATGTTTGGTACGAGTAATTTAGCTAATTGGAAAACACCACTTCAAGAAATATCCACCCTCTGGGAATGCCACAATAGTGAATACCATAATAGTTGTTTAACAACCAAGGCAGTGCTATTTAAAGCAGTCCTGAGCTGAACCCTGAGCAGCTGCTCAGTGTGGAGTTGCTGCTACTTGAAGCCGGAGTCAAGAGGGCTCACCCTGCACCACCACCTGGTTGCTGGGCACCAGGATCTGCTGCCCGTCGCTGGTCTGGGCGTACTGCAGGATGGTGGTGCCTGGCTGGGTGCTGGCCGCGTTGGTCATGGTGAGTGTCTGGAGGCCCTGCACGCCGTCTGTTCCGTTATTGGCCAGCTGGATGGCGCCGCCCTGTGTGATGGCAACTGGGAGTGGAAgtgaaagcaagaaaaagattttttagAAGGGGTGTGGGGGGCACTTCAGCCATTAAGAGAAAAAACATCACTGCTACTGAGTAACCTTTAAAGACCTGAGTGGTTATTCCACAGAGAACTTTCGATGAAATGGGGAATAACAAATATATATCCTATCAAATTCTCTAAGGCTTTAATTCAACTGAAAAGAATATTTGGGGAACACACAGTATAAACTCatgtgaaagtgtgtatgtgtgtgtgtggctagggACACACCGAAGAATTAATGCCAACTGCAAGCGCCTTCCCTCAGCTCACTGTCGCCCCTCGTCACCTGTGTGTATTTACTTTCGAACACACCAAACAGACTACAGCTGATGGACatgcacaaaagaaaacaactcaAAAGAGAAGCATCGTTTCCCAAAGGTCCACGCTTCTGATTACGACTATACTGAGTTCTGAGCGACTCCCACCGCTTCTTAAGCGCTTTCCTTCCATAAAACTGCACCCGGTAGCGGCAAGCTAATGACAAACGTTCCGCCTGTTCTCTAGATAGCGCAACAAAATTCCTTTCTGTGTAGCAAAATATAATGTTAGCCTAGCACGTTGCCTTGCAAGATCAAGCCGCAGTGCAACAAAGAACCTTTATGCAGTTTCTGTCCATATTTCTTCATTTTGAGCCAAATTTAGACTGAAGAACCAATCAGAACGCTCTCCCTCACGGCTGACCACTGACGCCGATTCAACATGCAGGAGCAGCCAGTGGTGTGGAACACACTCCACTGAGTACGGGTGCTGGTCGGTCACCGTCTCGCAGCAGACAGTCGAGTGCATGTCCCTAGGCTTTAGTGCCACAGAATGAGGCTTAATGTCTGCAGGGGATGCTGGGTACTCACTGTACTGTCCACTGCTTGTCTGGTAGATGGGTGTTGGCACGGTGACCGTGGTTATGGCCGGGGCTGCATCCTCCTCGGATTTCTCCTCCTCTATCCGTGGCACCGCCGGGGCGTCCGACGATAGGTCATTCAGGATCTTTCTGTTTTGGGAAACCGTGCATGCAGGAATTCAAATCATATTAAGAACACCAGCTGGGATGGCATTTTAAATGCCACTgcaacacaaaagcaaaaccTCTAAGCAATACCTACACAGATTAAATTCACTTACAGTTCGATTCAGATGGGATTCAACTTGTGATTGATGAGAGACTACGAGCATGGGATGCAgaaaactacaactcccataCCTGTAAGAGGGACGCCTGGAGAGAATCTCCCTGCGTTTCTGGGAGTCTGTCACACTGTCCACAGACTCCTGGGAATCCTCACTCTCTGCAATGGTGGAGATCTGTGAATGAGATGCAACAGCATTATGCAGCATTAATTTCAACATAGAAATAAGTTATTTAAAACTGACTAAAGATAAAACCACACTGTTACAGCATTAACATTACCATAGAAAGAGGATATCTACTCTTGTCCACAAAGGGCCATTGTGGCTGAAGTTTCATTGAAACACAAGCAGGGAACCCCCCCCAACTTCTTTATTCAGTCATTCTCAGCCTTCAAGCAACTGATCACAAGTGCTTTGACAAGGTTGGAACCACCTTTTGTGTCTCAAATCTGCTGCCCTTCTCTcgaaaaacacacacccctccaatTTCCACCATGTATGTGGCAGAGGAAAGAAACGCTATCGTCAAAAAGGCATCTCGACGCGGCACTCGTATGTCTGGGCGCTCACCTGTACCGTTTGGACCTGCGGGGATTGGATGACTGAGGGCTGCGCTGCCTGGATGACCCCATGAACCTGCACCGTCTGACCGTTGGGCAGCTGAACCAGGGTCACGGTGGGGCCACTGGCTGAAGCCTGCCCCGCCGCCATGGAAACCTGCAAAGCCCATCCCCGCAGCAAGTATTGAGGAAAAGCATTGATTGATGACTAAAAATGGTAGGATCCAGATTCTCCAAAACAACAGAGTTGTGAGAGACTACAGGGAGGACTGTGGTGGAAGTCAGTGGGCTTGGGTTTGGGCTTACTATGGTGTTTGTGCTACAATTCTTTTGGGAAACCAGATCCAGATTTGTGTtatgcaaaaaggaaaaaaggccTTCTGTGGTAAATCCGCAGCTCCAGCCAACTGCCTACAGTTTAGATTTATGCTGTGTACAAAATCCTCTTCAAATGTTTGTACAGAATGCAGCTATAACAGAAGGATTACTTGTTCGGGCTGAGCTGAGACATGGACACATGGCtatgcatgtgcacactcacacacactttctaggaaaggttctgttctgtgtggatgTTGGCAGGGTAGCACGGCCTGCTGCTCGGCGCGCCCTGCTCACCTGTGCCAAGGTGGCAATCTGCTGGGTGTCCGTCTCAGAGACAGCAGTGTCGCCACCCTGCTGGACATCTGTTCCTGCCTCCATGGTCATTTAGAAAACCTGTGGAGAGATGGGGCTGAACTCAATAACCACTGCCTGTGTACAAGAAGAACAATAAATCAATCATACAGAGGCCTGTTCAAACCTCCATAAGCTTTAGCAAAGCCTGTCTACTTTTAGCTAGTCTACGTAAACCAAATGTCAAAGCTATCCTATATACAGCCAGATAGGACACTGTCGAATTGGACAACTCCTGTTAACCAGCTAATGAAGAAGTCACACCACTGCCCGTCTGAAGACTGTATAGAAAATTTATTTGTCTGCTATCTGCTTTTAGGCATGTTAATGGGTGGGGAGTCTCTAAATCAACATTCAACATGACTTTAATTCAGTCttgtgttaataataaaagaaatatatcGGGTTATTAACGGATGGAATGATGACTGCGACTAGCTCTACAATGTCCAGCAGGGAAAGCAGCCAGTATTTGGTCAGCTAGAGACAAGATGCAAATTAAGTACAAAGGCAACCAATAGGTCGCTCCTTCTGGGTGTGGTACGTTCATTCCTGCTGGGcatcccccccgccccccgttTCATTAAAGCGCTGTTTTCCTGCAATCATTTAGCTGCAACTGTTATCGGACTTTGCAGACTTCCGAGTTACAGTAAGCAAATGAATATCTTTGGGAAAGTGCACGTGCGTATGCGCGTGCAAGGCGCAGCTCGGGCGGCCATCAAATCAAAGTCTCCCGTCCGTTTTGCCgcctttttttttacttccgtATACACAATAATGTTGGGCAGTTTTGAATGCTTGTTCGGTGTGACTTGATTACCCACAACAATCAAAAACGTGAACTTTACATGAAGGAGACAGGAAAATCAATAAAAGGACAGACCACCAGCTAAATATGTAGTAGTGGGAAATCGAGTATTGTGCAATAtacatctgtatctgtgtgcaaCACTTTGCAACTAAAATAACCGTGTGGGGAGCTTGATTCTATTTATTTCACCATACATGAACATTCGTGTGGACGTTAGCTAGCAAAACGCCAACcttaacaaataaaaagatCAATGTCTGGAGGGTCCAAAATGAGACTGAAGCCGCGTAGCTACCAAGTtggctagctaagctaacgctagctgtcGAGCATCTGCAAGTTTTCTCCTGCTAGCCACTGCTAGCTAGCTGACTTGCTATTTTCGTAGCTAGCAGCAGGCTAGCGCAATCGTGGAAGTGAATTTTTATCTGGTGGCTACATCGGATGGCGCTAACTATGATCACCTCGCACATACCTAAAATTTTAAAAGTTGCACTGGTGTTTCAGTACATTCGCATGACCCACTCCCGTGCCTTCTCCGACTCGGTCTGACTCATTGACTGGGAGCAAGGCTTCAACTGTGAAACATGCCCACCGCCGCCATGATCTCTTTGTTGGAAACGCGTCGACCGTTGCGATATATTCACTGAAAACGAGATGCGCACTATTGCTTCGCGCCGTGACCGCGTCTCTCCTTACCCAACACAGACTCTCCTCCTCACTTCCAGGCCTTCGGAGCTCCACTTTTATTCAGTCCGACACGTAAGAGACCGCGTCAGGCTACACCTCCGTCGCGTCACCGAGGACAACAACACAGAGAACGAGGGGGACGACGTTCAGCCCTAATTCACTGTCGACAGCCTCCGATGCGTTTCCGGAATATGCCGAAACAGGCACGAAGAGCTACGATTGGGCAACGAGTGGGGGCGGACTTACACGAGGGAAGGTTCGTTATCCTGCGCATGCGCAAAAAGGGTCCCCATATGATTGGATACATCTttaacacaaagcaaaatataACATACCAATGGAGTACTCATGTATTTTGTAGCTAAGCAGCTAAAAAGGTAGTATCTTCTTATGTTCCCAACGAAAACAAAGTTTTTGCATATGCAAAATTAGGATTGGACTGCTAAAACATGACAGAAATTCACGCCAATCAGACCAATGATTTGGTATTACCGACGTTTTCGCTGGTCACTTGATCCACCTCCTGGGGAAGAACCAGGAAATAGACATGACATTTTGTTAGACGGTACAAACAGAAAGTCGTAtagctaaaaatatttttgttttattttaatagcaGTGGATACTATTTGTTACAATGGCTTCGCTATTTAAGAAGAAGACTGTAGATGGTAAGTTTCTTCACGAAACGTTCGATTATAGTCAAATAAGCTAGTCATTCCCTATTGCCAATATAGGCTAATGACTGCAATGTTAATAGTCAGCATTACTTATTGATAGTATTGTGTTTTTCCATAAAATCTTAAAACCACACGTAACTAGCTATGTAATAGAAAGTATCAGAGATTAATTATAAACCTGGACTACGTGGCGTATTATTAGCCAAGAACCTGGCTAGGTTGGCTAGAGCTTTTCCTGACTCTTGGATGTTTGGTAAACACCAGCATGATAACGCTAGCTACGTTAGCTACAAGTTACGTTAGCTTCATTACTAATCACGTTTAACATCATTGTGGGCAGCAAATGCTCATCCATGGGACGGAAAGAGGAAATCGCAGCCTTTCGTGCGTGTTATTGGACGTCAGGAGGGGATAGAGCACTTTCTCGACTGTTTGTGAAAGCTGCTAGTCTGAGGACTTTTCAAACTCCTTAATGCGTTTGTAATGGACACTGCGGATCAGTGATATGAAACTGATAATGTCTGTCTTCTCCTAAACTTCAGACGTCATTAAAGAGCAGACCAAAGAGTTGAGAGGCACGCAGAGACAGATCACGCGAGATCGGACGGCActggagaaacaggaaaaacaactggtgaattctctctctctctctctctctctctctctctctctctctctctctggggacAGTTTGCGCTTTTAGATTAGAATGGTTACCTTTACACGTATGTTTTGTCTTGAAAGTATTTTGTGGGAGAGGGattttgttataaaaaaaaaaaaatgctgaatgTATGTCATTATTCTGTTGGTTTAATAGCTTTATCATTGACTCCATTCATGTTTGTTACCTATGACacagtttattcatttttgtcttttatgttttttttttttgtcttagtCACCCAGTCATACAGATATACTTTACTTTCCTTGACACACATAAAAAACTATTTATTGGACTTTAAATCAGGGCATCTACACTAAAGTAATTTCTTTCATGGCTTGTGTCAATGTAAACTACTTTCACTGAATGTTCCACTATTGCTCACTGCCACTGCAGGAGATGGAGATAAAGAAAATGGCCAAAACAGGAAACAAGGAGGCATGTAAGATCCTGGCCAAGCAGCTGGTGCAGCTGAGGAAGCAGAAGACGCGCACGTATGCCGTTAGCTCGAAAGTCACGTCCATGTCCACGCAGACCAAACTCATGCACTCACAGATGAAGATGGCAGGGGCCATGGGCGCCACCACAAAAGTATGACGCCACCAGACCGTgttgttttgggggggtggggtgttgggggggttTTGGGGGAGTTCCTTCATTTTCAGTTGAAGTTACCTAAGGTTAATTTAACTAAAGATAGTTAGATAAGGTGGTTAGATAAGATACCTAAAGGTAGATGTGGTTTGAGTATTAGTTGTTAACTTGGATCCATAATATTGTGGGCCTTCCATTATAATTGGCCATCAATGTGCAGCATGACTAATTTGTTCGACAGCTTTACATCGATATGTCGAATGGATAGATTCATCCttcatgtatatattttcttagACAATGCAGGCAGTTAATAAAAAAATGGATCCTCAGAAGACCTTGCAGACCATGCAAAATTTCCAGAAGGAAACAGCCAAGATGGAGATGACTGAAGAACTTAGTAAGATTGACACTTCATCAACAATGCAATAGGACAAATCAGATATAGACATGATGAGTGGTTCTCCACTGTTGTAATCCTTATATGAGTGTTTATTAGTTTGCAGTATTTTCATAGTGTCGCTACTTCTGTTCTCAGTGAATGATACACTGGACGAGCTCTTTGAAGATTCGGGCGATGAGGACGAATCTCAGGACATTGTAAACCAGGTGCTGGATGAGATTGGCATTGAGATCTCAGGAAAGGTGAGAACGACAAGTTTATACTGGCATGAAATTCACCTGGAGACAAAACAAAGCTAGATAAACATCTACACGAATATTTATTTCCTTGATGGTTTTTCCTCACATCTGGGGTTTATATTTTATCTGTAATTATTTCTCTTTATAAgtaaataatttgcatattaattcattcattagtGCAGTTATTTGGGGAAATGTACCCCAATACTGAATCAAGTCATTCATACTTTTATTGCATCTACTGGCACTGATGCAGTTTCCTTAAGTGTGTGGCAGCGAAAGCATCTTGATAGCATGATCTCCTTGACTGCATACGTAATGTACATCACACCACCCAATCATTTCCCCTATCCCACCGATTTGCGAGACTGTAGACATTCTGGGATTTCCAGCCCCTTTTCTGTGTCCTTGGGAGGCTGCCTCTCCTTTTGCGTTGCGTCACGTTCCGCCTTGAGCCATAACGCTGAGGCTGTGTCCGTCCTGTTTGCTCGGCAGATGGTCCACGCTCCCTCCGCCGGCAGAGCCAAGCCTGCAGCCTCCGCCTCCAAAGCAGATGGGATATCGGATGAGGATATAGAGAGACAACTAAAAGCCCTCGGAGTGGACTAACGCTCCCACACAATCATCTCCGTGTTGCCTGGCGagatgcacacgtgcacacttaCACGTACACAGATATAAAACACACGTTCACTGAGTACACTAAGCATACACACGCCTGGACACTCAGCCTTGGTGTTCTCAGTCACACACGCCTACTCGGCGATAAAGTGCCACCGTGGGCAAATGCAAACCTTGTCTACGTTTTCAGGTAGGACTTCTTTATGATGAGCCACCATTCAAACTCACGCACAGCcacttattttatatatatatattttttgtaaagtAGGGGGTGAAACTTTACAGGAAAGCAGCTAAAATAAGTGGTTTAAAATGCATGCTCACATAtcc
The sequence above is a segment of the Electrophorus electricus isolate fEleEle1 chromosome 16, fEleEle1.pri, whole genome shotgun sequence genome. Coding sequences within it:
- the creb1a gene encoding cyclic AMP-responsive element-binding protein 1a is translated as MTMEAGTDVQQGGDTAVSETDTQQIATLAQVSMAAGQASASGPTVTLVQLPNGQTVQVHGVIQAAQPSVIQSPQVQTVQISTIAESEDSQESVDSVTDSQKRREILSRRPSYRKILNDLSSDAPAVPRIEEEKSEEDAAPAITTVTVPTPIYQTSSGQYIAITQGGAIQLANNGTDGVQGLQTLTMTNAASTQPGTTILQYAQTSDGQQILVPSNQVVVQATSGDVQAYQIRTAAASTITPGVVMASSPALSGQGTAEEATRKREVRLMKNREAARECRRKKKEYVKCLENRVAVLENQNKTLIEELKALKDLYCHKSE
- the chmp2bb gene encoding charged multivesicular body protein 2b → MASLFKKKTVDDVIKEQTKELRGTQRQITRDRTALEKQEKQLEMEIKKMAKTGNKEACKILAKQLVQLRKQKTRTYAVSSKVTSMSTQTKLMHSQMKMAGAMGATTKTMQAVNKKMDPQKTLQTMQNFQKETAKMEMTEELMNDTLDELFEDSGDEDESQDIVNQVLDEIGIEISGKMVHAPSAGRAKPAASASKADGISDEDIERQLKALGVD